From the Chiroxiphia lanceolata isolate bChiLan1 chromosome 6, bChiLan1.pri, whole genome shotgun sequence genome, the window GAAAAGCAGGGGCTGAggttctttgtttttccaaaggatTTTTGGTTCGTTCTTTAGGCCTGTGCTTTAGCCTGGCACGTTGACTGCAGAGCGTTGCCGAAGTGGAAAATGCATCCCCTGCCTGTGCATCTCAAGGCAGGGAAGTCCTGCTCAGACAGGCTCTTGCTAGTTCAGAACGTGTGGAGGTCGCAGTGCTCTTGGAGGCTCATCTGCCTCCTCTTGTCATCTTAATGAAAACGGAGCAAATCCAGCAGTGTTGCcaatttttgtattatttggTGTCTTCTATAAAAAGTTTCCCATGATGTCACGATTCCTGGCATCAAGTGTGCAGTTTTTCCCTGATGCAGAGTGACTGCCCCCTCATCCCAGGGGATGAAAGAGGATAAGGGAAGTCTCCCTtacagcaggcagcagggagggctgtgggtTTCGTCGTTTGGGTTATTTTGGCATTTGTTTACAGTTGAATTTTGAACTTAAAGCGATCTCACATGTGCCCTGGAGTAAGTAGCAACTACCTATAAACTCAACATccagaaaacaagaagagagGAAGATAAATGGTAACTTGGTCATGCTGGCCTTCATCTTTTCCCATTTGACAGGTGCTATACAGACCTGAGTCTCTGGAAGCTTGAAAGGGGTTTGCTTTGcatctccctctcttttctacTTTCTAAGTTGGAAATCATTAGGATTTTTGGGAAGTCCCTAATCTTACTCAGTGTTAAAATTGCATTTATCTATTTTCTGCATTGTTGCTTTTGCACGGACCCTGACACTGtatgttttcagtttgcttCCATTAAGCCTGATTGAAACATCACGTTAATTTAGATgactcatttaaaaatgttaaataaaagcTGTGAATCATTAACTTACATTTAATGCTAAGAGGGCTGAGGATGGATTTGTCACTTTGTAGTGCTTTCACTGTCAACTTTGTTAAATTGTCACAAAAGTACCAAAGTCTTTAAAAGACTGTTGCTCCCACAGCTTCCTAGTCATTCCAGACTTTGAATTAAATGAGGTCCTGTAAGTTTTAATGGAGTTAGAAGTGGAAGTGCTAGACTGGGCTTGTATTTGTAGTCATCTCCTTTGCAGACTTTATATCAGTAAATCATTACAAAAGGTGGCCAGCCAGTGTTTCTTACAGTTGAACTAGGAAGACCTGTGTCTTTCTGACCTAGTCCATTATAAACTTTTCCATGGTCAGCTTTGCTTTCTCTaaggttggttgtttttttttctcctctccccaggtTTCATCATACTTTTTTATCTGCTTAACATTTTTAGTGATATCGTGGCACAACTACCTCTCTCCTTTATTTCTGCAACCTTTTGGCTTGCGATTGGAATTTCATAATTGCTCTTTGTTTCTGTAGCTGTGTATTTTTGTTAATAATGTTTCATTTCTCCCTTAGCTTAAGCTATGGAGGAGGACATTCATCACATTCAGAAACAGACCTTCACAGACAGACATACACAGCTTCTCATCAGCTTCCTGGATACTCTGCTGCACAACATCCTACTGGTAACTCTCCATGTCATGAGAATACTGCTTAAAtagctacagagaaaaaaaaaaaaaaccaactcttAAGTAATTTAAATTCAAGTTGATGGATTTTATAATCAGAGGGAGTTTGTCCTGCAGGTGGTAGCAAGTGGTATTAGAAAACGTGACTTTGTGGCAAAAAGTTAACAGTTGTTAGCTTTTATCAAAACCTCATAAGtaataaggaaaatataagAGGGAGGGTAGGCTTAGTAACTTGTTGGCTTTTGAAGAAACtgcatttgttctttaaaatgcagcttttcaggATTGGACCTATGCATGAGGGCCAAACATTAGACATGCCtcaaagccagcagcagcaatcCTGCCAGTTCTAGACCAGAGCAAGCAGCAAACCTGATGCGAGTTGGAACTTGCTACTGCTGGTGCTTCCATGTGCAAACTGAGACAGTGCTGGGAGAAcattacaatttattttaaatgtgtcaGTAGGGTAGGCTGTGTTACATCTGCATCAGGATCTCTCTTTGATCCTGAACCTGATGATACCCTGTTTCCATGACAGGAGAAGACCTTTCACACTCGCTTTGCAACCcggttttaaagaaaaatgtttgaggTCATGTGCTGGCTGGAGTCTGGAGTCCCTTGGCCAGGTCCTCGATCAGGACAAGGGAGGGTCAGAACTGCAGTCTGGACATAATCTCAGTTGCTCACAGCTCTGGATCTCTCCAGTGCTTTCCATTGAACCCCCTGCTATTGAAAGGTCTGAGCAGTGGGAAACACATAATGGTGTTTGTGGAATGCAACCAAAACTCCTTTTCATGTGCCCAGTCCTACAGAGATGTCCAAACTGCTACAACCTGCCCAAAGGGCACAAAGGATGATACAGAGAAGCTGAACCCATTTCAGGAGGAATTCTGAATGTGAAAATAGAACAGTGAATCTTCAGATGAAGGGAGAATTTTATGGGTGTACCTAAATACTGTTTTAAGCATGATATTTGACATACATTTAATAGCTCCAATTTACAATTGTAGCAGTGTATAAGAGTTAAAGCCAGAAAAATCAATGTACTTTAGTAACAATGCTAATGTTTCATAAcgtatttcctttttttgtgaaTTATGAATGCATATCCTTTTTATTTGATTGAGCTTTTTGGAATTTCATCTGAattgtctgttttgtttcatttgccTCCACCATCATCCAGGTCTTTCAGGAATATTTGATACCAGTATGCACAGTGCTGGAAGTAACACTAAGGAAACTTCTTCAGTTatgaattttctctctgctaTCGAGTCTCGTACTGCTCAAGCAGTCTCTTCAGGATCTACCCTTTTACCACAATTCAGGGCTCCTTCCTGGCAGACAGGTGAAAATTTCctcttgaaataaaactttgtCATGATTATATTGAATGTTTGGGagaatttgaaacaaaaattctcTGACTGACTGAAAAGGCTGCATGTTTTCTACCCCTTTTACACCTCGATATTTAAGAATACCAAAATCAGTGAAATTATATTAGCAGAAGAATTATATGAGCAGAAGTTCTGATTGTTTAGAAGGAGTTTAGATACATAGGATGTCTAAAGAGTCAAATTTATTCTCCCAACTTTGTTTGGGATTAGTCTCAGTATCATCATAAGCATGTTCAGGTACACTACCTGTACATCCTAGCTGATCTTTCATTCTCAAGCTCTGTTCCCTAtgccagttcttctgtgatATTACTACTAAAAGCCTGTTGGGTAACTTTGGCCCCTTTGTACACAGAAGTAATGGGCAAGGTGTTCTCAAGAAGGTCTGAGACGCATGTCACACAGCAATAAGTGATCTAATCTGCAGCTAAACAAACGTACCATCTCTTCTGGCAGACTGACTGCCTTCTATAAACCTCCCCCATCTGTCAGGccttctgtgcagagcaggaaacTGCATATTTGGAGCTCACTATAGGCAGTCACACCAAGATAAGTGTTGCAACTGCATCTATGGGTTGCTTCAAGTTATGGTTAATCTTGTGGAGCGATTGTGCAGCTGTGCAGTGAATCAGGTCTATTCACTGCTGACAGAAAATgtttgagtggtttttttttttttttttcctttggtggGATGGTTTTCCTCTGTATCAGCAAGCTGATCCGTGTCTCAGTGCAGCTGTATGATTGTTCTGATCTGGGGAGGAGGCACAAGGTAGGAAGAGTGGAACAGTCCTTTTTGTTGACAGTTTGCACTCGTTCTGTTAAGTGTAACGTGCAGCTGCATTCTGTGAAGAGCTACTCAGAAAAGCTGAGGATAGAGAATGTGGCTTTTTACTCACCAGTGACAAAAGCAGAAACGTGGCAGCACAGACGAAGACGCTCACTGTTAATCTGCCAAAAATCTTACTATAAATCAGTGGTGTTTAGAGTTGTGATGACCCATCCTCACACCAGAATGTCAGCTGGGAAGaaacctttttctctcttcGTCCTAGCATTTTCTCCATTGCAGCTGCCTAGCAGTGAATTGTGAAGAATGGGGACACATGCTGTGGGTCGGGTTTGATATTGGTACCAGTGATTGAGAGACTTCTCAGTACTCATTACTAAGAACTTATCAGTAAGCCCATTTTTCAATATTACCTGAgctttctgttgtctttttaatacttttgctgcttttctgtaaCCCTCGATCCCCCCATATGTCTTCTGAGAGCTTTGTCTTGTACAGACTTTTTTTTgatgaaggaaaacaagagcTCTTTGCTCTTCAAGGTGACCTTTCTTTGGAAAGGTTTCTTACTTCGGGGGTTTTCTCCAAACCCTTCGACTGTTGATtttgggggaaagggaggaacaGTGTGTTACACTGTCCCACCAAGTGTTCCTTTGGTCTGTGAGTTGTGTTATCAGTGTTTTGATTTCTTAGGGTAGTGGAGGTGTGTCTGTGCACAAAATTTACTACCTTTGCCATACCTTTTGCCTGCCCCtcaacaaaagtaaaaatataaaacctagCAGTTCTATATTAGTGCTTTTGTGACCAGTTCTTGTCTGGTTTAAGAAATTACCTGTGTAGTAGGAAGAGTCTTGATttatggaagagaaagagaaaatacagattaGATGAGAAACTAACGTTTGCAGTTAAAATAGGTATAAATTCTTCCtgttctttgctgcttctggaTGGCCCTACCCTTGTGTTAGTGAAAGAGAACCCAGCTGTACGTGATGTTGCAGTTTTCTAGAAGAGCggaaaaaaagtgcattaaAACACTGTTTATGCCTTCTTGCTCAGAAAGACCTTATTGTTGACTAATGAAAAATACCTTGGCATTCCTTCACTATCACATCTCTTCATATCAGTTGTCTTGAACTGAAAGGGAGAaacaaagaatttatttctcagCTTCACCTGAACCTTCAAAAGCAATTGTATGATTAAGTTGCAACCAGTTTAAGAGaacttaatgtattttaaaattaaatactttttttaactgaagggtttttttcaaaacaagcttcatttgctgagtttttttatttattcttagaTGATCCAAAGCTAAAATCTGTTTTAAGTATGAGAGAAGAATTGAAAAAAGTCAAATTATaccagagattttatttttgtctgatttGCATACCCGAGTAAATTTCCCAGTGAAAATTCATTCCTTTACAAGAATTTTAAGTCTCTCTGGGAATAAACTTGTcgtcttcacttttttttttcatagactTTGGAAATAGTACACAAACTTCACCAATACCTGCAAGTTACTGGGTGAAAAGCTCTGAATGATATGGATCACTGGTGTGAGCCTGAAAGCTTGCAAGGGAATTTCACACTCCTGTTTCAGCTGGAGTGGTATATTCTGTTGAGAAATCCTGTTTGAGCCAGGATGTCATACCCATGGCTGGATGCAAATAAGTAATATTATACTTTTCAGTCGGATGGTTGCTGTTGCACTGTGCACATAGTTGCTGTCTATGGATATTTTGGACTCTCACTTTGGAAAGCATACAAATCATATTTATTGCTTGTATTGAAAGTCAAAACACTcctttaagaaaattaaatgcaaagtgTATAGACCATTAGCTATTTCACTCTAAGCTCTGAAATGTTTCCCGTAAAGTGAGTTATAAAAGTACTGGTGAGGGTAAATGCAGGAGATGGGATTGCTCCTTTAACTGTGTCTATATTGCAATTGGTAAGGTGTAATTTTACCTTTTTACTGTATATTGAATGTGTTCGGGGCTTTTGATAGTTCACTGTGAACttcttaaactgaaataaaaactaataaaGAACCTCCAGTTTCAAAGCAGAATTAATCTTGTAcgattttttttataaacaatcTGCACCTTAAGGATATGAGGTTTTCCCTCCGGCAATTCACTGCAGGTGTAGAGTTTGGAATTCTTAGAAAAAcctgcatttccattttaaaaattgcccACAATAAGTGCCTCACTTAGCAAGGTTTTTTAGTTTAAAGGGTGGTGATTCTGAAGAACGTTATATTTGTAAACGCTGTAAGAGCTTACAGTGAAATgactttcagaaatgcagaatgCTGTAACTTGTAAAGCTCCCTtatgctcttttttccttcttgtttttgttttttccaggtATGCATTCCTCAACAGCCACAGAACTGTTTGTTACTGGAGCTTTGCCAACCTCTGGAACATTTCCACCAACATCTGCTTTATCAGCGTATCAGCATCCCAACACTTTCAGCAGTAGAAACTTTGCTACTACCCCTTCTCTTACTCTTCAAGATACTACTTTCAGTGCTACATCAAACGGTCTCTTAACTACCCATGATCCTTTATTACAGATTAAAACCTCGCAAGGCACTGTCCCCACCGCTTTGACATTCGAGCGCCTGGGCGGTTCTGTGTTAAGTACCAGCATCCCACCCCAGTCATCAACATATCGCTCCGCTCAAGAATCCGCGCCCCATCTCTTGCAACCTCAGTTTAGTTTGTTGCCTTCGACCCTTGGAGGAGCCCAGCAGGTGTCTCAGGCGTACAGCACGTCTGCCTTTACCGGTTCCACCGCGTCGATCGACAGAGCGCTTCAGCGAGAATGTAGTGTCATTAAACACCATCAGCGGCCTTCAAGCACTCAGTCTGTTCAGCCTCAACTGACTGTTTCCCAGCATTCCTTACACAGCTATTTGACGAGTACCAGTGGAGTTAATTTTCAGGATACCTCCAGGCACTCGGCGTTATCCTGCAGTCCGGTTGGAGATGTTACTCAGGTGAGCAATGGAGGACCACAGCAGAAGACTCCTCAAGTCACGGTGGAACTTGCTCAGTCGTACACATCTGCGATTCCGTCGCCTGGTTTTCCATCTGCTTCCACAGCAAAAGCGAAAAACTGTTCCATGAAGCAGCCTCCGGGGTCGACAAAGACCCCCAAACCTCAAAGTGTAGCTCCCACTGTGCAGACACAAAGCTATGCCAAAACTGCACAAAACCAGAGTTCTGTCATTACAGGCCAAGCACAGATCTATTCTACAGCACAGCTCCCGAGCCTCTTGTCAGTCAGTCAGTCCCAAAACTATGTTTCCTGCCAGGCTCAGCATGTGCCACCTGTCAGTCACTCGCAGGATTTCTCATCCAGCAAGGTTGAGAAGCTGCCCTCACTGTATAAAACATTGACTTTTTCTGGGCAATCCCAAACTATTACTTCTGATAGTCAGACTCTAAGTTACTCCTCAGAGGAACAGGTGTTGACCTCAGTTCCAAATGAGAACTACTCTGGGCAATTGAGGGAACTGGCTTCAGTCAGCCAGTCTCAGAGCTACTCTTCTAGTCACTCTCAGGGTTTATCTCCAGTTACCCAGTCCCaagttaatttttcatctcAATCACAAGTTTTATCAGCCGTTAGTCCTTCAGAAAGCTATTCTTCAGGGCAGTCTTTAACATTAACATcaccttctctttcctttaatGCCTCTCCTCGGGTACAAACTCTTCCAGCCTCGAGTCCTAATCAAAGCTATATTTCTTTACATTCTTCTCAGAACTCTCAGTCGCAAGAATCCTCCTCTCCACAGTCTCAAAAGTTTTTGCCATCTGTCCAGTCTCCTTTTGCATCCCCAGCTCATTCACAGACGCTGCAGAACAGCAGGCCTTCCTCAGAAACAAAGGCCTACGTTAAGAGGAAGTCTGACTCTAACCTGTACGCCTCATCCAAACAGGAGGAGGAGTTGTCAATGCAGGAGATGCAGGCATTGCAACAACAAGCTGCTCTTGAACCTTCCACTCAAAGCCTAACTGAGGAGGAAATCAATGCTCAGGATGCAACATATAGGGTCTCAAAAGCAAATGACAGATACTCTCAAAGCGTGATCAGAAGTAACTCTCGCCTTGAAGATCAAGTTGTTGGACTTACTCTTCAGGGaacaaaaaaagatgaaagaatgGTCAGTTCTGTGGAGCAGCTTTCCCAACACATTGGCCATATCACCAGCCTGAGCCACGACATGAAAAAGACGGCGAATTTAATGCGAACGACCCAAGTGACTGTGAGCGCCAAGGAGCTGAACCAACAGCATTCTCTGATGCATAAGGTACATGAAAGTAAGACTCCAGAACAGCAGGGCCAAGTCATCAGTACTCCACCGCAGGTCCAGTCTCACGCTCTAAGGCACGGCCATCAGCTGTGTCTGCCCAGTGCACAGGTACTGCTGGAGTCAACCTGTGACTTGCAGATCCTTCACCAGTCGATACTGCAGTCGGGTTTGGGACAGGCAAAGGCGTCGCCGCAAGTGCAAAGAATACAGAGTCCTCAACAGGTGACACATCCGTTCCTTCAGATGGATGGTCATATCATTCAAAGTAACGGGGGTCattctcagcagcagcttcatAGTCAGAATTCAGAAGTAATGAAAATGGACATTTCTGAGTCTGCAAAACCACTACAGCAACATCTGACAGCAAAAGATCATTTTACTCAGACAAATCAACATGATTCAAAAAATCAATTTGTTTCTCTTAGTTCAATATGTTTCCCAGAATCTATACTTCTCAGTGATGAGAGGAATATATTATCCAATGTGGATGACATCttagcagcaacagcagcagcctgtggagTGACTCCGTCTGACTTTGCCAAATCAGCTTCTAATGAAGAGGAAATCCAGACTGTTGAAAATAGTGAGGAGTCTAAAGCACAGTTCCGATCACTGGATGTAAGACATGtgtcttctgttttcagtgCCTCACCTACTGTAGTTGGGAAGCCAGCaagcagaaataatatttctctGAATGGGGGCCAGATTACTCTAAATCTTACACCAGTGTCAGCAATACAGACAAAAACTGTGAACCTGGATCAACAGCACATTGAAACTTCTGATCAAAATGCACCAACAAGAATGACCTCTCCCACCCTTGGTCCTGGTCAGGAAGAGCAGGAACAAGGGGCCGTTCGAGTTAAGAAACAATCCAGCATCAGTCACGAATCTGAAGAAGATAATGATGCTTCTGTTGATGGTACACTGAATGCAAGAGACACAGAGTTCGTTTCAAGTGGTAGGAGCCTGAGTGAAGAAAGTGCTGCTTCAGAGAATGATTTTAATGTGGGTGGTGATGATGGTACATTAGCTGGTAACCAGTCAAAGGTTCCGTTGCAGCCGCTATCTGTGCCCCAAAGCGGAGATGGAGCCATTAATAGAACTGAAGAAGAATGCCAAGATTTAGCTCAAGGGaaccttcagaagaaaaaaagcaaaggaaaaagccaaaacaaaaatgctgcagaagaCGACAGTGCAATTCAGAAACAGGTGAAAAGAAGCGGGCAGTGTAAACGTCAAAATTCAAGAGGAAATGACTCATGCTTCACGTACTCCTCTCCTGTTTCTGAAAGTTGTTATGATACTTACCAACATCAGGAAAGAATGAggcaaaaaattaaagaagttGAAGAAAAACAGCCTGAAGTCAAAACAGGATTTATTGCATCTTTTTTAGACTTTCTAAAGTCGGGGCCTAGGCAACAGTTTTCCACTCCAGCTGTGCGAATGCCAAACAGGACTAGGCGACCAGTTACACAAATAGTTCGTGCCCCTTGCCTACAGTCCTCTGCAAAgcctcagccagcagcagcagcaccacctgTAGCTCCTGAGGTTAGTGGAGAAAGTCCGACCAAAAAAGCTGATGAAGAACTTAAGAAAAATTTAGAAACGttgccttcattttcttctgatgaAGATGATTCCGTGGGTGGTAACCACGATCTTCAGAAGAGCATCTCTACTGCATTGTCAGCCCTGGATGACACATCTGATAGAAAGATCAAATCAGGTAAAATGGTTACTACAAGTGTGTATGTTGAAGGAGATTTCTGTAGctgatggggggggggaaaaaatgaaaaattttagcTGTCTTCAGGTAaaggttttgatttgttttggttttggccGTAATTAAGAGTTTTGTTCAAAAACTATGGACTGAACTAGTGTTTTCCACAAGtagaaaatatgtaaataaaatttttcatgtTACTTAAGTAGGATTCTTCTAATGCCAAAAAGTTATTTTAGCCTGGAGTTGGAATAATGCATATGTTATCCTCATTTCTGGCTTAGAATGCTAAATATGATTTTTCATCTGGAAACCTCAACAAACCGTCATGTCAGAGGTTCtaaacctatttttaaaaaactcaagCAAGAGAACATATTAATAGTTGGCATCAGCAGGCATTAAGCTCTTCCTAGGTAGAGTTAAACATGCACTTTCTGTGATGATAACGTTGcacaaaatatgtttataaaacAACTTTTGCACTTGTAAACTGAGCACTGGTTTGACTGGGCTTGTCCAAGGTGGGAGTCATTTGAGTTTGATTTCAGCCATAGTTGATAATACATTGCtagcaaaagaacaaaatctggGAAGGATTGTtttgggcagggagaggcagacAGCAGCCACTGTTCACAGTAATAGGTAGTTTTCCACAcacttttcagtttcatttgtGTTAcatctgtttgttttgaagtattttcaaCATACAACATGTTTTTGCCTAGATAGACCTTCTCAgtcaagtttattttttcctctggtaaGCAATTAGAAACTATCCAGCCAATCCCATAACTGTACTAATTCAGGAGAAATACCATCGTCTTCCAAAATAAttacagggagaaaatgaaacattcctTTGTCTTTTCTCAGGACTAGGGACCTGTGACCCATAGGCTGATTCTTAACAAGATAGAATTAAGTAATGGTTTCCCTCTTTAGATTAAAGAAGAGAGggagattttttgttttatctagGAGTGATGTGAGTTACTGAAAAATACATAGCAAAACTGAACGTAAATTGTAATAATCAGACCTAAGATACTGGGAGAATATTGCAGAATACACGATATGCTAAGCAATACTTCATATTAATTACTATTCTGTATTATTCTATGTAATTATTAAGTTCACGCATTTTGGAAAGTCTGTTACAGAAGATGAAGTTCCTCCTGTGTCTTTCAGttgaatatgtattttaaacaagCAATCAGTGactgtttttcttccccaaaagccAAAATGTGGACAGTGCCATGGTGTGAGCCTCTTGCTGAAGTTTGTGAATTTTAATAAGCCATTTCTGCCTACAACATccagaggaaatatttcaaagggTTTTTTGGTTAGGTGGGAATTTTCATTAGTGTTTTATTTGcagtaatttcttttgcagTATTACTATACCTTCTTTATTATCCACAAGGATGTAATATTTATACCACCCATTTCTTGAATTCACCTTCCTGATTTGTTATGTACAAGATTGTTCATACATTGTACAAGATGCTTAGTAATGACATCTTTCTTACTTGCTGGTGTTTTGCAAGTTTTCAGATAATTCCctcttttgtctgtttttgCCAATAAGTATAGGAAGACAAATACTAAAACACAGTGTTTTGTTGATAGTATTAAATAGCACATGTGTCTTCATCTGGTGTTCTGAAGAATGTGTAACTATACTTGGGGAACTAATAATGCTGTGTCTAATTAAAGCTGGCATAGCTTTCACTGAACAAAGAAATGGAGCATATTTGCAATAATATGATGTGATATATCCAGAAGAACATATTTCATGGCTTAACAATTTTACTGAATTGACTTAATGAATCTTCACATATTCTGTATATATAGCTTTTGTATTGACACGTTAATTTGACATGGAAATCTTTTGTTTGGAGTCACTTTTGTTAAAATATGTTACATTAtcctttttataatttttcaagtgaaaaagtCAGCAATTAGCAGTGATTGTAACAAAGCTGTAAAATGGTTATTTTAAGTTTCCTAAGTGATTAGTAATTGTCTTATAGGAAATATAACTTGATTTCTTTTAGGTCAGCAAGTCAGTGTTAAAATTAATATGTGTAGAAGACTATAAAGTAATATctaaaaaggattttaatttttttcaggtgggaaagaataataattttgaaaggtGGGACTTTCCTTTGGCTCTTTGGAGTAGAGGAGGAGAAGaatgttctttcctttctttgttttgtatCATCAGTTCTCATTGCTCACCTCTGTTAATATTAAAAACCATTAGGGTATTGCCAAAGTTTTAATCTGGAACTTCCAGTTACATTGTCATAAGATGTGAATGATAAATGTCCAAAAGtcattcagaaaatgttttcctattCCATgtgtgtttctctttctgtaatCCAGTTTAAAAAAGACTTGACTTATCAGCAGACTGGAAACAAGATTCAGTGTTGTGACCTTTACTGTTGTGCTTGCTTATTGCCACAAAGTTCAACAGTATTTCCTGGTGATCTGTCTGTAACTATCAAGTTGTTTTCTAAAGCATTCATCTTAGTTAATCCCAGATGCTGACAGATGCAGCAGTTTAATACAAACAGAGGTATTTAGCCGcagtatttttggttttgtttgaggTTTAGTTGTGGCCAAGATACTGCTTCTATTTTAACTCCTAGAACAGGTGTTTTTCCTAGAATAGTTGCTTTTAATATATATtgtaacagaaaagaagaaaactctaGTTCCCATGTTACATTGCTAACCCTTGATAATTTGTTTAActaaaatatggattttttccttcagaaactgAGAAAGGGACAgttgtcactgctgctgccaccaccactgctgctgtaATAAAGCAGGAATCTCCCCAGACAACTGGCCCTGTAGGCAATGTGCAGGAGAAAGTGAATCCAGCTGACCCCTtaaaagcagctcagcaggatGCTGTGACTACAGAACAATTGGCAAAAACGCAGGAGACTGTGGCAATAGAGGGATGTACTGACGAGGAGAACATGGACAGTGGAGGAGAGGGCATGTACAGAGAACGTGATGAATTTGTAGTGAAGATTGAAGATATAGAGACTCTAAAGGTAATCTGAATAtttgctgggggggggggaaacacaTCATGAAAAAATCCTGCGTGTGAATTTAGCCTCAACAAACTACCGAGAGGGGAGAGGCTGCAtattagttttctgtttctattctAATATTCCCTGATTGCTGCCAAAATGCCTTAAAGGGATCTTTCTAGTGCAGATTGCCAACGTGTTTTGAATGTACATGACCCATTTTATGCTACAGTCACAGTAAAGTAAATCTGCTTGCTGGTAACCTCTGTTAGAACTTGGAATTACCTGTCTGAAtattcaaaagcagaaattttttcACAGGCAGCtgactgcctttttttttttttctttttcttttgttaaggAGATAGGACTAGACTTTCAAGTGTAAGGTATTGAGGAAATGACTTTTAGATTTTTGCAAAAGATCTTgattgtcttctttttttctttttcttttttttttttggtaagaagTTCTGCTTCCAACAAGAAATGCCTTCCATAAGTAGCCAATACAGCTCTTCACATGAGTTTATGTGAATTTCTTCATtgtcttgttttggtttggttttgttgctaattcattttaaattctgCTGAGTGTTTACCTTTCCTTTGGTGGCTATCACAGCCAGCAATATTCTTAATCTTAGAAAATTTGTAATACTTTTGATTATTTGTCTGTGTTCACCCTCTTGTGAGctgcagttttaaattaattcatgtAGCTTTGTCACATAAAACAAATGCTATCAGTTTTAGATATTCCCTTGTCACTTATAAAATGGATTAAAGTGTTAGGAGATATTTtgaatttcaattttattttagttagtTGAAGAGTCATGAAAAAGTAAC encodes:
- the QSER1 gene encoding glutamine and serine-rich protein 1 isoform X3, which encodes MFHFSLSLSYGGGHSSHSETDLHRQTYTASHQLPGYSAAQHPTGLSGIFDTSMHSAGSNTKETSSVMNFLSAIESRTAQAVSSGSTLLPQFRAPSWQTGMHSSTATELFVTGALPTSGTFPPTSALSAYQHPNTFSSRNFATTPSLTLQDTTFSATSNGLLTTHDPLLQIKTSQGTVPTALTFERLGGSVLSTSIPPQSSTYRSAQESAPHLLQPQFSLLPSTLGGAQQVSQAYSTSAFTGSTASIDRALQRECSVIKHHQRPSSTQSVQPQLTVSQHSLHSYLTSTSGVNFQDTSRHSALSCSPVGDVTQVSNGGPQQKTPQVTVELAQSYTSAIPSPGFPSASTAKAKNCSMKQPPGSTKTPKPQSVAPTVQTQSYAKTAQNQSSVITGQAQIYSTAQLPSLLSVSQSQNYVSCQAQHVPPVSHSQDFSSSKVEKLPSLYKTLTFSGQSQTITSDSQTLSYSSEEQVLTSVPNENYSGQLRELASVSQSQSYSSSHSQGLSPVTQSQVNFSSQSQVLSAVSPSESYSSGQSLTLTSPSLSFNASPRVQTLPASSPNQSYISLHSSQNSQSQESSSPQSQKFLPSVQSPFASPAHSQTLQNSRPSSETKAYVKRKSDSNLYASSKQEEELSMQEMQALQQQAALEPSTQSLTEEEINAQDATYRVSKANDRYSQSVIRSNSRLEDQVVGLTLQGTKKDERMVSSVEQLSQHIGHITSLSHDMKKTANLMRTTQVTVSAKELNQQHSLMHKVHESKTPEQQGQVISTPPQVQSHALRHGHQLCLPSAQVLLESTCDLQILHQSILQSGLGQAKASPQVQRIQSPQQVTHPFLQMDGHIIQSNGGHSQQQLHSQNSEVMKMDISESAKPLQQHLTAKDHFTQTNQHDSKNQFVSLSSICFPESILLSDERNILSNVDDILAATAAACGVTPSDFAKSASNEEEIQTVENSEESKAQFRSLDVRHVSSVFSASPTVVGKPASRNNISLNGGQITLNLTPVSAIQTKTVNLDQQHIETSDQNAPTRMTSPTLGPGQEEQEQGAVRVKKQSSISHESEEDNDASVDGTLNARDTEFVSSGRSLSEESAASENDFNVGGDDGTLAGNQSKVPLQPLSVPQSGDGAINRTEEECQDLAQGNLQKKKSKGKSQNKNAAEDDSAIQKQVKRSGQCKRQNSRGNDSCFTYSSPVSESCYDTYQHQERMRQKIKEVEEKQPEVKTGFIASFLDFLKSGPRQQFSTPAVRMPNRTRRPVTQIVRAPCLQSSAKPQPAAAAPPVAPEVSGESPTKKADEELKKNLETLPSFSSDEDDSVGGNHDLQKSISTALSALDDTSDRKIKSETEKGTVVTAAATTTAAVIKQESPQTTGPVGNVQEKVNPADPLKAAQQDAVTTEQLAKTQETVAIEGCTDEENMDSGGEGMYRERDEFVVKIEDIETLKVALQTGKEPPAIWKVQKALLQKFVPEVRDGHREFAATNSYLGYFGDAKTKYKRVYVKFVENANKKEYVRVCSKKPRIKPVQSARTIHCKPSNSNIKPPDPPTPKPTATKVSSVKPKAKQPKVKAEPPPKKRKKWKEEFSSSQSDSSPEAQSEEDEVVPPAPLVTRFLNTRAMKETFKSYMELLVSIALDPDTMQALEKSNDELLLPHMRKIDGMLNDNRKRLLPKLRLDHAFKHGRLRKVWITSPYYSNFDAVIKKQVWMWTGKREAVTSQ